The region CGCATCAAAACAAATGAGTAAGGAACTCGTTTTATTCTTGAACCTGACGTAGGCCGCGTTACGCTGGAGTTTTCTCGATCACCGCCAGAGGTCGTAGATGAGCTGGAAAAGGTTTTGGGACCCCGTGCGAATATAAACTGCGCAAAGCCTGCTTCCTTCGATGAAAGCCATGCTTTGCACTCACGACAACTACCTCAAAACAGAGAGCGTGACGTAGGGCCGTTCACGATCTGGCTTTATCGCGTTTACCATAATTCGACCGTTGACGGGCCCGGCCGACGAAGTGTTGTTCAAGTTTCCGGATGCTCGATCCGCTGCCAGGGGTGTTATGTTCCCCCAAACCCACAAAACCGAGAATGGCATCGAGGTGCCAATCGCTTCGATAGTCGACGAGATACTCGCAAATCGAGCCGATCATGACGGCGTAACAATCCTAGGTGGTGAACCGTTTGATCAACCAGGGCAAGTCGCAGAGCTTGTCTACAGACTAAAGCGTTATGACCTTGATCTCACGATCTACACCGGCTACACGCTTGAAGCCTTAATTGATCGAAAAGATCCGAGAGTGGATTACATTCTTAGTCACACTGACCTGCTAATTGACGGCCCATTCATAAGGCGACTCAGCACGAATGCCGGTGAATACCGCGGCTCGCGAAATCAACGACTCATATTCCTCCCGATTGTTGGTGAGGCATCCTAGTGCTACGAAATTACGCCAAATGGTTCAACAAATCGCCAGCTCTAATTTCAGAAGCGTGCCTAAACAAGCACGACGTGTTTTAAGGAAATTGGCACAACATTTGCAAGGTTCTCTTATGACTGTGAGGTAAATAATACAATATGTCGAATGAATTAGTGGTAATGCCGAGAGATCAATTTGCGGAATTGCTCCGCGATGTTATTAATGAGGAAATTGAGGCCCAGATCGGCCCGCTAAAGGCTGTTATCGCGGTCAAGCAAAAGGATGCCTGCAAGGCTGCGGGTATTACTGACAACACTGCTAGAAATAAAACAAAACGGGGCGAGATCGAACCGCTTCAACGGGACGGATCCAGCCTGAACTACTTCGAACTCAAACATGTACCGGGACTAAAACCGCGTTCTAATCGAAGAAATAAATGAGGATTTTTCGACAAGATTGATAGTAACTTTGATAGAAACTAAAACGGCATCCTCTTGGATGCCGTTTTCCCTTGTAATAATGGTGATCCGAGCAGGACTCGAACCTGCGACCCAGTGGTTAAAAGCCACTTGCTCTACCGACTGAGCTATCGGACCACAAACGATAATTCTACAGTGCAAAATGTAAAATGCAAAATGTTCAACACTTTCTTCATTGAGCATTTCACAACCTGCATCATTTGAACCATCCTTCCATAACTGAATCTTTTAGGATTATTGTCTGATCGCGTTCGGGACCTGTAGAGATCAAGCCAATCTCGACACCAATCTGGGCAGAGAGAAATTCGACATAAGCCTTTGCTTTTGAAGGTAATTTATCAAATGCAGTAATGCCAAGCGTTTCGCTCATCCAGCCAGGTAAGGTTTCATAAACGGGTTTAATGAGACGAAGCTCGCTAGATACGGGCAGGAAAGGTGTCGATGCGTTCGCCATTGATCTCGTAGCCCACACAAACCTTGATCTCATCCAAAGCGTCAAGCACATCAAGTTTTGTAAGTGCAACCGAATCGAATCCGTTCAGTTCCGCAGCATAACGAGTCGCTACTGCATCAAACCAACCGCATCGACGCGGTCGCTTTGTAACCGAACCGTATTCACGGCCGCGTTGGCGAATCAGATTCGCCATGTCCTCTTCAGATTCGACCATCTCGGTTGGGAATGGCCCTTCGCCCACTCGTGTAGCGTATGTACGTACAATGCCGAGAACTCCGGTGATATGATGCGGCGGTATGCCGGCACCGACCGACGCTCCGCCGGCTGTCGGATTTGACGAAGTCACATACGGATACGTGCCATGATCGACATCCAGCAATGTCGCCTGAGCACCCTCAAGCAATATTTTTTTCTTCGATTTTCGGGCTTCGGCAAGAAAATGCGAGGTTTCGCAAACTGAAAGGTCTTAAGCGTTCAACAAGCGGCGAGATCTCCTCGAGTATTTCATCCGCACGAAGCGGCTGTTGTCCAAAAAGGACAATAATGCGATTTGCTTCTTCGAGGTTGCGTTCGATCCGAAGTTTTAGCAACTCCGGCGACATCGCGTCGGCAGCACGA is a window of Chloracidobacterium sp. DNA encoding:
- a CDS encoding 4Fe-4S cluster-binding domain-containing protein, producing MFPQTHKTENGIEVPIASIVDEILANRADHDGVTILGGEPFDQPGQVAELVYRLKRYDLDLTIYTGYTLEALIDRKDPRVDYILSHTDLLIDGPFIRRLSTNAGEYRGSRNQRLIFLPIVGEAS